ATCTGGGCGAAATCGGCAAAGTCACGGAAATGGTCCAGGGGCTGTCGCGCTTCTACCGCCTGACACTGAACCAGGGGAATGTGTACATCGAGCTGCAAAAGGAGCTGGAGCAGGTGGCGACCTATCTGGAGATCCAGCGGGTCAAATATGCTGATACCTTCAAGCTGTATGTGGATGTGGATGAGGAGATCCTGCAGATGCAGGTGATTAAGCTGGTGCTGCAGCCTTTTGTGGAGAATGTGTTCAAGCATGCCTGGTTCGGCGAGACGATTGCCATCCGGTTAACCGGTAGGCGGGTGGGGAGCAACATTGAGCTGAAGGTGATTGACAACGGCATCGGGATGAGGCCTGAGGTGGTCAAGCGGATGATGCAGGGACCGAGCCAGTCGGGCGGATACGGAGTGAAGAACGTCGATGAGCGGATCAAGCTCAGATACGGCGATGCCTTCGGCGTCACCATTGCCAGCATCTACGGAGGAGGTACAACCGTCAGACTGCTGCTGCCCGCTGGAGTCCAGGATCACGAAGAGAGCTAGAGGAAGAAGCATCATATACACACGGGAGGAAAAAGATAGTCATGAGTATCAATGTATTATTGGTGGACGACGAGGCTGTCGATCTGGAATGGCTGCGGCGCAGAGTGCTGGCGAGTCCTCTGGACCTCGCCGTTGTAGGAACGGCGAACAGCGGCTTCAACGCGCTGAAGATTATGGAGCAGGAACGGGTGGATCTGATCCTCTCGGATATACGGATGCCGATTATGACGGGAACGGAGTTCGCCCGCCGGGCTAAGGTGATTAATCCGAAGGTCAAAATTGTATTCATCAGCGGCCACGAGGATTTCAGCTATGCGAAGGAGGCGATTCAGATCAACGCCTCCGGTTATCTGCTGAAGCCGGTGGAGGACAAGGACCTCTATGACATGATCGGGTCCCTGGCCGCTGCACTGGAGCAGGAACGGGAGCAGAGCCGTTCTTTCAGCGAGGCGCTGTCCCTGGTGAACAAGGAGCTGATCCTGCGCTGGTTCGAGGATACTTCCCCTGAGCCGGCGGAGCCGCATCTGCGCAGTGCGCTGAATCCGCTGCTGCAGAAGGGGGCGGTAGTCGCCATCGCCGAGATCGATGATCTGGAATGGAAGCTGCGCGATCTGTCCGAGGAGGAGGCGCGGGTCAAGACACGGCAGATGGCCGGCCTGATCAAGGACTTCGTTGAGTCTGCCAAGCTGGGTACGCTGATCCCGCTCCATCATCACCGGTTTGTCATTCTCTGCAGCCTTGCGCCGGACAGCTTCCTGAGCCTGCTTGATGAGCTGATCCGCAGCATGGCCAAGGAATCCCCCTGCACGCTAACCATCGGGGTGGGGCGTTATGCCCAGGATGAGGCGGGCCTGCACGAGTCCTACCAGCAGGCCACGGCTGCGCTCAGCGCGAAGTGGCTGCTCGGGAAGAATCGGCTGATCCGCGACAGCCTGGAGTCCCAGCAGGGAACGCCGGGGGCTTGGACCGAGCAGACGGTGGACCAGCTGCTGGAGGCGATCATCCAGTACGATCTGGTGGCGATTGACGACCATCTGCTGGCGCTGTTCCGCAATGCGGGCAAGAAGGATGTCTATGAGCTGATTATCCGCATCACCTCTAAGCTCCATGCCGACCTGCAGCAGCAGAATGAGAATCTGTACGAGCTGCTGCAGTGGGAGTCCCATCAGCCGGATATCCTGTTCCAGTTCGAGACCATTCACGATATCCTGTCCTGGATGAGGCGGCGGTTCTTCGAGTTATCCGAGCTGCTGTACGTGAAGCGGCAGCGCCAGAAGCGCAAGCTGATCGATGAGATTATGAACTACGTCGAGGAGAACCTGGAGAAGAAGATTACGCTGAAGGAGGTCGCGGCCCATTTCGACTTCACCCCGAATTATCTCGGCTTCCTGTTCAAGGAGGAGAGCGGGCTGCCCTTCAGCGAATACGTCAATGAACGCAAGACAGCGAGAGTCTTCGAGCTGCTCAGCGATCCGACACTCAAGATCTATGAGATTGCCGAGCGTATGGGCTATAAGAATATCATCTATTTCAACCGGCAGTTCAAGCAGATTACCGGCATGACGCCGGGAGAGTACCGCAAGAAGCAGAAGATCTGAACAGGTTACCAAACGTTGCCAGCACTGGTTTTTCAAATCAGAGGCAACGTTTTTTTGTTTTTTGGAGAGGATATAACTAAACCGAATCGTTGCAAAAGTATTACTTTTAGTTGATAGCCCTAATCCTCACCGTGAGTACGCTTATTTATAATAAAACTATAGAGAAACGGAACAAAAGGAAAGGGGATTCAAGATGAAACAGAAACAACATGGCTTCTGGGATGATGTGAAGAAATACAGATCCTTGCTGCTTATGCTGACACCGGCTGTATTGTTCTTCCTGCTCTTTGCTTATATACCGATGTCGGGGATTATTCTGGCATTTAAGCAATACGACTACAACGGAGGGGTGTTCGGCAGCCCCTGGAACGGATGGGCCAACTTCAAATTCTTCTTTGATTCGGGTGACGCCTGGCGCGTGACGCGAAATACGGCTCTATATAACATTGCCTTTATCGTGGTTAATAATGTGTTGCAGATCTTCGCCGCTATCCTGCTGTTCGAGGTCGCCGGCAAATGGTTCCGCAAGCTGACCCAGACCGTATTGTTCCTGCCTTACTTCATCTCCTGGGTTGTTGTCGGCGCAATTGCGTATAACCTGTTCAACTTCGATGTCGGTACCATCAACGTGCTGCTGAAGGGACTGGGGATGCAACCGGTTGATATCTATAATACGGCAGCCTACTGGCCGTTCATTCTGGTCATCGTCTCCGCCTGGAAGACACTGGGCTACGGAACGATCATGTACCTGGCCGCGATCACCAGTATTGACACCGAGATGTACGAAGCGGCGGAAATCGACGGGGCGAATATTTTCCAGCGGATTATGAAAATCACGATTCCGAACCTGATGCCGACCGTCATCATTCTGGTCC
This region of Paenibacillus sp. FSL K6-1096 genomic DNA includes:
- a CDS encoding ABC transporter permease subunit, with the translated sequence MKQKQHGFWDDVKKYRSLLLMLTPAVLFFLLFAYIPMSGIILAFKQYDYNGGVFGSPWNGWANFKFFFDSGDAWRVTRNTALYNIAFIVVNNVLQIFAAILLFEVAGKWFRKLTQTVLFLPYFISWVVVGAIAYNLFNFDVGTINVLLKGLGMQPVDIYNTAAYWPFILVIVSAWKTLGYGTIMYLAAITSIDTEMYEAAEIDGANIFQRIMKITIPNLMPTVIILVLLAIGNIFRGDFGMFYNMVGNNGLLFSSTDVIDTFVFRSLTTSNEIGMSAAAGFYQSLLGFATIMLANYAVRRYDKDRALF
- a CDS encoding response regulator — encoded protein: MSINVLLVDDEAVDLEWLRRRVLASPLDLAVVGTANSGFNALKIMEQERVDLILSDIRMPIMTGTEFARRAKVINPKVKIVFISGHEDFSYAKEAIQINASGYLLKPVEDKDLYDMIGSLAAALEQEREQSRSFSEALSLVNKELILRWFEDTSPEPAEPHLRSALNPLLQKGAVVAIAEIDDLEWKLRDLSEEEARVKTRQMAGLIKDFVESAKLGTLIPLHHHRFVILCSLAPDSFLSLLDELIRSMAKESPCTLTIGVGRYAQDEAGLHESYQQATAALSAKWLLGKNRLIRDSLESQQGTPGAWTEQTVDQLLEAIIQYDLVAIDDHLLALFRNAGKKDVYELIIRITSKLHADLQQQNENLYELLQWESHQPDILFQFETIHDILSWMRRRFFELSELLYVKRQRQKRKLIDEIMNYVEENLEKKITLKEVAAHFDFTPNYLGFLFKEESGLPFSEYVNERKTARVFELLSDPTLKIYEIAERMGYKNIIYFNRQFKQITGMTPGEYRKKQKI